The proteins below are encoded in one region of Neisseria bacilliformis:
- a CDS encoding roadblock/LC7 domain-containing protein, which translates to MREQLLISVLSDLNATSSDITASAVISSDGLPIATLIPQGLDADRVGAMSATLLALGSHAAAELNCGDLDQVMVKGKNGYILLNQAGADAVLALIANESGKLGLILLDAKRAAKHIADII; encoded by the coding sequence ATGCGTGAACAACTTCTAATTTCTGTATTGAGTGATTTGAACGCAACATCATCAGATATTACTGCTTCTGCCGTTATTTCGAGCGACGGGCTTCCTATTGCTACGCTGATTCCTCAGGGTTTAGATGCCGATCGTGTTGGTGCAATGTCAGCTACGTTACTCGCCTTGGGTAGTCATGCTGCTGCCGAATTAAATTGCGGGGATTTGGATCAGGTCATGGTTAAAGGCAAAAACGGTTATATTCTGTTGAATCAGGCGGGGGCAGATGCGGTATTGGCTCTTATTGCTAATGAGAGTGGCAAACTTGGTTTGATTTTATTGGATGCGAAACGCGCAGCCAAACATATTGCAGATATTATTTGA
- a CDS encoding GTP-binding protein, which produces MKENKIIFTGPVGVGKTTAISALSDDPPVKTDARASDMTLVRKGHTTVAMDYGVIRLDEDTKVHLYGTPGQERFNFMWEILSKGSMGLILLLDNTRANPLKDLTFFLDAFKDLLKTAPLVVGVTKMDVRSLPGIDVYQKYLAQHNFNVPVFEVDAREEEDVKQLVSAMLFSIDPGLEV; this is translated from the coding sequence ATGAAAGAGAATAAAATAATTTTTACTGGTCCTGTTGGTGTAGGTAAAACCACAGCTATTTCTGCACTTTCTGACGACCCTCCTGTTAAGACAGATGCGCGGGCTTCCGATATGACCTTGGTTCGGAAAGGTCATACTACCGTAGCAATGGATTATGGTGTCATTCGTTTAGATGAGGATACTAAGGTACATCTTTATGGCACTCCGGGGCAGGAACGTTTTAATTTTATGTGGGAGATTCTTAGTAAAGGTAGTATGGGTTTGATACTACTGTTGGATAATACAAGAGCTAATCCACTGAAAGATTTAACATTTTTTTTGGATGCATTTAAAGATTTATTAAAAACCGCACCATTGGTTGTTGGTGTTACCAAAATGGATGTCCGTTCGTTACCGGGGATTGATGTCTATCAAAAATATTTGGCGCAGCATAATTTCAATGTTCCTGTGTTTGAGGTAGATGCTCGGGAAGAGGAAGATGTAAAGCAGTTGGTGAGCGCAATGTTATTTTCAATTGATCCTGGATTAGAGGTATAA
- a CDS encoding response regulator, giving the protein MDNLIPKVKTVRVMLLEMGEQQNAVFKMAFKMHNTTNYEIVEPGSAHQPDMVLVDVDGGKGILAWHEAKKNYQNIPVVVFSAHDPVITAPYLPKPVKFDTLFPILRSLAQGGNVFEAVQGGGDAGKQVESSHSADVKPRKTTIRRFNPQRGLLGALRASSERQQDTAVLVGGKPVLIVFPSIQRVLLTVSAEELERMCRDDHVSVICKSVPDNPQWKEKAKVTIMSCLWQMAIWTAQGRLIFPMTPQTVFTLKRWPNLTRLASVPESMRLSAFLTKTSVNLNILYKVMPLDMADILNYLAATFVTGYLATDSQFSVQNGQSDKELATGTMKVSTHVPDNKMSKDAMSAVTPSQTQPRGLLQRLMRKLSGGK; this is encoded by the coding sequence ATGGATAATTTGATACCGAAAGTAAAAACAGTACGGGTAATGCTGCTAGAGATGGGCGAGCAACAGAATGCTGTATTCAAAATGGCATTCAAGATGCACAATACTACGAACTATGAGATTGTCGAACCCGGCTCTGCTCATCAGCCGGATATGGTGTTGGTTGATGTAGATGGTGGTAAAGGAATTTTGGCTTGGCATGAGGCCAAGAAAAATTATCAGAATATTCCTGTTGTGGTTTTTTCTGCACATGATCCTGTTATCACTGCGCCATATTTGCCTAAGCCTGTGAAGTTTGACACCTTATTCCCCATATTAAGAAGTCTTGCACAAGGCGGGAATGTTTTTGAGGCCGTGCAAGGTGGCGGTGATGCTGGAAAGCAGGTTGAATCATCGCATTCCGCCGACGTAAAGCCTCGGAAAACAACCATCCGTCGTTTTAATCCGCAGAGGGGATTGCTAGGTGCATTACGCGCTTCCAGTGAGAGGCAGCAAGATACGGCTGTATTGGTAGGAGGGAAGCCTGTTTTGATTGTATTCCCCAGTATACAACGTGTTTTGCTGACTGTTAGTGCGGAAGAGTTGGAAAGAATGTGTCGCGATGACCATGTATCTGTAATATGTAAATCCGTACCTGATAATCCGCAATGGAAAGAAAAAGCCAAAGTAACCATTATGTCATGTTTGTGGCAAATGGCTATTTGGACAGCTCAGGGCAGATTGATATTTCCGATGACCCCTCAAACGGTTTTTACATTGAAAAGATGGCCGAATCTGACTAGGCTAGCATCTGTTCCGGAATCAATGAGATTATCGGCGTTTTTAACCAAAACTTCGGTTAATCTAAATATCCTCTATAAAGTCATGCCCTTGGATATGGCAGATATTCTAAATTATTTGGCAGCCACATTTGTCACAGGTTATTTGGCAACGGATAGTCAGTTCTCTGTTCAAAATGGACAGTCGGATAAAGAATTGGCAACAGGTACAATGAAGGTAAGTACGCATGTTCCTGATAATAAGATGTCTAAGGATGCAATGAGTGCGGTTACTCCGTCGCAAACCCAGCCGAGAGGTTTGCTGCAACGATTAATGCGCAAATTATCAGGCGGCAAATAA
- the rlmD gene encoding 23S rRNA (uracil(1939)-C(5))-methyltransferase RlmD — translation MIPQPPPFCGKMSCFFMVLLNKRGEMAIAAVQREVSAAAEMVFEAEITGFDSTGRGVARRNGKAVFVGNALPGERVRCRMTRADRRFDEAEAVEILRPSSFRQTPPCPHYEECGGCSMQHIRFEAQVALKQRVVEEQFARIGGLRPQQMLAPVYGAAWHYRERGRLGAETDGRGRLKIGFRAKKSNRIAAVQSCKVLPSHLSDALPLLQTALQPLADVLRGIAFAVGGRRTALCLLTDKRPSEKQRGVLRNLSQELGGDWLISWQYGVGEEMLYEGQDGLSYRLADFDIEMPFCVGDFTQANAAVNNIMVRRAVDMLDPAHGDKIADLFCGLGNFTLPLAQSGAQVVGVEGSPALVRRAAGNARLNGFGGNVSFEVANLFKTGGRQSRIWQNADKLLIDPPRAGAYEIVKSLGLSRQPDRIVYVSCNPATFARDAAVLVDKGYKFKLLGLVNLFPQTEHVESVGCFER, via the coding sequence ATGATACCGCAACCGCCGCCGTTTTGTGGGAAAATGTCATGTTTTTTTATGGTTTTGTTAAACAAGCGTGGCGAAATGGCAATAGCGGCGGTACAACGGGAAGTTTCTGCGGCAGCGGAAATGGTGTTTGAGGCGGAGATAACGGGTTTCGACAGCACGGGGCGTGGGGTGGCGCGGCGCAACGGGAAGGCTGTTTTCGTGGGTAATGCGCTGCCGGGGGAGCGGGTGCGTTGCCGCATGACGCGCGCGGACAGGCGGTTTGACGAAGCCGAAGCGGTAGAAATCCTGCGTCCGTCGTCTTTCCGGCAAACGCCGCCGTGTCCGCATTATGAGGAATGCGGCGGCTGTTCGATGCAGCATATCCGTTTCGAGGCGCAGGTGGCTTTGAAGCAGCGGGTGGTGGAGGAGCAGTTTGCCCGCATCGGCGGGCTGCGGCCGCAGCAGATGCTTGCGCCGGTTTACGGTGCGGCCTGGCATTACCGCGAACGCGGCAGGCTGGGGGCGGAAACCGACGGGAGAGGCCGTCTGAAAATCGGTTTCCGTGCCAAGAAAAGCAACAGAATCGCTGCTGTTCAAAGTTGCAAGGTGCTGCCGTCTCATTTGTCGGATGCGTTGCCGCTGCTGCAAACAGCCTTGCAGCCGCTGGCGGACGTGTTGCGCGGCATTGCTTTTGCCGTGGGCGGGAGGAGGACGGCTTTGTGTCTGCTTACGGATAAGAGGCCGTCTGAAAAACAGCGCGGTGTGTTGCGGAACTTGTCGCAGGAACTGGGTGGGGACTGGCTGATCAGTTGGCAATATGGCGTGGGCGAGGAGATGCTTTACGAAGGGCAGGATGGTTTGAGCTACCGTTTGGCTGACTTCGACATTGAAATGCCGTTCTGCGTGGGCGACTTCACGCAGGCCAATGCAGCGGTAAACAATATTATGGTGCGCCGCGCGGTAGACATGCTGGATCCGGCACACGGCGATAAAATAGCGGATCTGTTTTGCGGGCTGGGCAATTTCACTCTGCCGCTGGCGCAGAGTGGTGCGCAGGTGGTCGGCGTGGAAGGCTCGCCGGCTTTGGTTCGTCGGGCAGCAGGCAACGCGCGGCTAAACGGCTTCGGCGGCAATGTGTCGTTTGAGGTTGCCAACCTGTTCAAAACAGGCGGCAGGCAAAGCCGGATATGGCAGAATGCGGACAAATTGCTGATTGATCCGCCGCGTGCGGGCGCGTATGAAATTGTCAAATCGCTGGGGTTGTCCCGGCAGCCCGACAGGATTGTGTATGTTTCGTGCAATCCGGCAACATTCGCGCGCGATGCCGCAGTGTTGGTGGATAAAGGCTATAAATTCAAATTATTAGGACTGGTTAATCTTTTCCCGCAAACTGAGCACGTTGAGTCTGTCGGTTGCTTTGAGAGATAA
- a CDS encoding L,D-transpeptidase produces the protein MKKLGFALLTLSASAAFAATSVPDVSPVSEGTHVVINIPQQRLFLYSDGKLSKIYPVAVGKAMTQTNIGSHKIGAKAFNPTWHIPKSIQKELKNGITSVPPGPKNPLGPVFVRLGDPKLGLGIHGTNAPASVPGVRSHGCVRMKSPDALQFAKTVSTGSPADVIYQMAALNEDGAGNLWLAAFRDPYNKKNLDTAALRKSIAAWSKAKGKTVSAKQIDAVLKSRTGALHCISCGGTKSKISGELKSLAWISGSGSLSKAKAAAKAATPADDQILPEGSEIEIDADTDAGIRTLTPATALPPKNRAASQPEAPASDAAQGEDNLF, from the coding sequence ATGAAAAAACTAGGATTCGCACTACTCACACTTTCGGCCTCCGCCGCCTTCGCCGCCACCTCCGTCCCCGATGTTTCCCCCGTTTCCGAGGGCACCCACGTCGTCATCAACATCCCGCAGCAACGCCTGTTCCTCTATTCAGACGGCAAACTCAGCAAAATCTATCCCGTCGCCGTCGGCAAAGCGATGACGCAAACCAACATCGGCTCGCACAAAATCGGCGCGAAAGCCTTCAACCCCACCTGGCACATCCCCAAATCCATCCAAAAAGAATTGAAAAACGGCATCACCAGCGTGCCGCCCGGCCCGAAAAACCCGCTCGGCCCCGTATTCGTGCGCCTGGGCGACCCCAAACTCGGCCTCGGCATCCATGGCACCAACGCCCCCGCCAGCGTGCCCGGCGTGCGCAGCCACGGCTGCGTGCGCATGAAGTCGCCCGACGCGCTGCAATTTGCCAAAACCGTGTCCACCGGCTCGCCCGCCGACGTGATTTACCAAATGGCCGCCCTCAACGAAGACGGCGCGGGCAACCTCTGGCTGGCCGCCTTCCGCGACCCCTATAATAAGAAAAACCTCGACACCGCCGCCCTGCGCAAAAGCATCGCCGCATGGTCGAAAGCCAAGGGCAAAACCGTTTCCGCCAAACAAATCGACGCCGTTCTGAAAAGCCGAACCGGCGCGCTTCACTGCATCAGCTGCGGCGGCACGAAAAGCAAAATCAGCGGCGAACTCAAATCGCTGGCCTGGATTTCCGGCTCGGGCAGCCTGAGCAAAGCCAAAGCCGCCGCCAAAGCCGCCACACCGGCCGACGACCAGATTCTGCCCGAAGGCAGCGAAATCGAAATCGACGCTGATACCGACGCAGGCATCCGAACCCTGACACCGGCCACCGCCCTACCCCCGAAAAACCGCGCCGCCTCGCAGCCCGAAGCCCCTGCCTCCGATGCCGCACAGGGCGAAGACAACCTGTTCTAA
- a CDS encoding DUF2846 domain-containing protein, which yields MKSLSVFLVALTLSACAATGTQFDSFKQPSEGQSMIYVYRPKAFIGGGVHFKVAANDTIIGRLRNGGYVEKELPPGEYDIWAQTEAKRSILVELKPNETRCVRAGVNMGMWVGRPYFETVSLNECKKGIQGLKQSS from the coding sequence ATGAAATCTTTATCCGTCTTTCTTGTTGCTTTGACACTTTCGGCCTGCGCCGCAACCGGAACACAGTTTGACAGTTTCAAACAACCTTCCGAAGGCCAATCAATGATTTATGTTTACCGGCCCAAAGCGTTTATCGGTGGCGGCGTACACTTCAAAGTTGCCGCGAACGATACAATCATCGGCCGTTTGCGCAACGGAGGCTATGTGGAAAAAGAACTGCCGCCGGGAGAATATGATATTTGGGCGCAAACGGAAGCAAAACGCAGCATATTGGTGGAATTGAAGCCGAATGAAACGCGATGCGTCAGAGCGGGCGTGAATATGGGCATGTGGGTTGGCCGACCCTATTTCGAAACCGTTTCGCTGAACGAATGCAAAAAAGGCATTCAGGGTTTGAAACAGAGTTCATAG
- a CDS encoding SemiSWEET family transporter, translated as MISKAKFNTFVGSIGAAMGIFVFVAYIPQIIANMQGAKAQPWQPLFAAASCLIWVLYGWSKEPRKDWILIIPNAVGVILGFLTFLTSL; from the coding sequence ATGATAAGCAAGGCAAAATTCAATACCTTTGTCGGCAGCATAGGGGCGGCAATGGGTATTTTCGTATTTGTCGCCTATATCCCCCAAATTATCGCCAATATGCAAGGGGCAAAGGCGCAGCCGTGGCAACCCCTGTTTGCAGCAGCATCCTGTCTGATTTGGGTTTTGTACGGTTGGAGCAAAGAACCCCGGAAAGACTGGATTCTGATTATACCCAACGCAGTCGGCGTGATATTGGGATTTCTGACTTTTCTGACTTCGCTTTAA
- the tldD gene encoding metalloprotease TldD, producing MTHNDPSRTVRQDLLAANGLDAEELARSLALIGACHVDYADIYCQRTAFESWHLEEGMVKSGSFQIDQGAGVRAVSGEKTAFAYTDSLDADGIRRCAQTVRAIGAAGRDTRMERPSEKFSDGLNGRGAKNAPRVHTAANPIHSMDAAAKVALLQRIETLAKAADPRIVQVMAGLTCEYDLIYIARLDGRHAADIRPLVRLSVTVIAKQGERREMGSAGGGGRYDLAFFDGQRVRGYVDTAVAQALTNLEARPAPAGAMSVVLAGGWPGVLLHEAVGHGLEGDFNRKQTSAFSGRIGQRVAAKGVTVIDQGDIAGRRGSLNTDDEGNETRRTVLIEDGILAGYMQDETNARLTGAQITGNGRRESYAAAPMPRMTNTFMENGTHDPEEIIASLDKGIYAVNFGGGQVDITSGKFVFSASEAWWVENGRLQYPVKGATIIGNGPEVLKHVSMIGNDTTLDSGIGVCGKDGQSVPVGVGQPTLRIDAGLTVGGSEAQAV from the coding sequence ATGACACACAACGACCCCTCCCGCACCGTCCGCCAAGACCTCCTGGCCGCCAACGGCCTTGATGCCGAAGAACTCGCCCGCAGCCTCGCCCTCATCGGTGCGTGCCACGTCGATTACGCCGACATCTACTGCCAGCGCACCGCCTTTGAAAGCTGGCACTTGGAAGAAGGCATGGTCAAATCCGGCAGCTTCCAAATCGATCAGGGCGCGGGCGTGCGCGCCGTGTCGGGCGAAAAAACCGCCTTCGCCTACACCGACAGCCTCGACGCCGACGGCATCCGCCGCTGCGCCCAAACCGTGCGCGCCATCGGCGCGGCGGGACGGGACACGCGAATGGAAAGGCCGTCTGAAAAGTTTTCAGACGGCCTCAACGGGCGCGGCGCAAAAAACGCCCCACGCGTGCACACCGCCGCCAACCCGATACACAGCATGGACGCCGCCGCCAAAGTCGCCCTGCTGCAACGCATCGAAACCCTCGCCAAAGCCGCCGACCCGCGCATCGTGCAGGTCATGGCCGGGCTGACCTGCGAATACGACCTGATCTACATCGCCCGCCTCGACGGCCGCCACGCCGCCGACATCCGCCCGCTGGTGCGCCTGAGCGTAACCGTCATCGCCAAACAGGGCGAAAGGCGCGAAATGGGCAGCGCGGGCGGCGGCGGCCGTTACGACCTCGCCTTCTTCGACGGGCAACGGGTGCGCGGTTACGTGGACACCGCCGTCGCCCAAGCCCTCACCAACCTCGAAGCCCGCCCCGCCCCCGCCGGCGCGATGAGCGTCGTCCTTGCCGGCGGCTGGCCGGGCGTACTGCTGCACGAAGCCGTCGGCCACGGCTTGGAGGGCGATTTCAACCGCAAACAAACCAGCGCGTTCTCCGGCCGCATCGGCCAGCGCGTGGCCGCAAAAGGGGTAACCGTGATCGATCAGGGCGACATTGCCGGCCGGCGCGGCTCGCTCAACACCGACGACGAAGGCAACGAAACCCGCCGCACCGTGCTCATCGAAGACGGCATACTCGCAGGCTACATGCAGGACGAAACCAACGCCCGCCTGACGGGCGCGCAGATTACCGGCAACGGCCGCCGCGAAAGCTACGCCGCCGCCCCCATGCCGCGCATGACCAACACCTTCATGGAAAACGGCACCCACGACCCCGAAGAAATCATCGCCTCGCTCGACAAAGGCATCTACGCCGTCAACTTCGGCGGCGGACAAGTGGACATCACCAGCGGCAAATTCGTCTTCTCCGCCTCCGAAGCGTGGTGGGTGGAAAACGGCCGGCTGCAATACCCCGTCAAAGGCGCAACCATTATCGGCAACGGCCCCGAAGTGCTCAAACACGTCTCCATGATCGGCAACGACACCACCCTCGACAGCGGCATCGGCGTGTGCGGCAAAGACGGCCAAAGCGTACCCGTCGGCGTCGGCCAGCCCACCCTGCGCATCGACGCGGGACTGACCGTGGGCGGCAGCGAGGCACAGGCCGTCTGA
- the recG gene encoding ATP-dependent DNA helicase RecG yields MTPETRKQLKITDTAAKKLEKLHLHTAWDLVLHLPLRYEDETHIMPLQDAPVGVPCQVEGTVLHQEVMFKPRKQLIVQIGDNAGNVLFLRFIHFYPSQQKQLAVGKRIRAVGEIKHGFYGDEMIHPKIRDAETGGLAESLTPVYPTVNGLNQPTLRRIIQTALDDTPLHDTLPDALLGRLKLPHLAESLRLLHAPPPSLSVQQLSDGALPAWQRLKFDELLAQQLSMRLARQKRISGQAAPLTGNGTLSQPLLNALPFALTCAQEKALAEIRQDMAQTFPMHRLLQGDVGSGKTIVAALSALAAIEAGAQVAVMAPTEILAEQHFIKFKQWFDPLGLDIAWLSGSQRKKAKDEAKAQLSDGLVKIAVGTHALFQDDVAFQNLGLVIVDEQHRFGVAQRLALKNKGRDVHQLMMSATPIPRTLAMSFFADLDVSLIDELPPGRTPIQTRLVNSLRRAEVEGYLLGICRKGQQAYWVCPLIEESETLQLQTATETLEQLQTALPELNIGLVHGRMKATEKATVMAEFAAGRLNVLVATTVIEVGVDVPNAALMVIEHAERMGLAQLHQLRGRVGRGAAKSVCVLLFAEPLSELAKARLKVIYEHTDGFEIARQDLNIRGPGEFLGARQSGVPMLRFANLEQDLHLLERARDIAPQLIEQNPDIVKAHLDRWLASRAAYMGA; encoded by the coding sequence ATGACTCCCGAAACCCGAAAACAGCTCAAAATCACCGACACCGCCGCCAAAAAGTTGGAAAAGCTCCATCTGCACACCGCTTGGGATTTGGTGCTGCACCTGCCGCTGCGCTACGAAGACGAAACCCACATCATGCCGCTGCAAGACGCGCCCGTCGGCGTGCCCTGTCAGGTGGAAGGCACGGTGCTGCATCAGGAAGTCATGTTCAAACCGCGCAAACAACTGATTGTGCAAATCGGCGACAACGCGGGCAACGTGTTGTTTTTGCGCTTTATTCATTTTTACCCGAGTCAGCAGAAGCAGCTGGCCGTCGGTAAACGCATTCGCGCCGTGGGCGAAATCAAACACGGTTTTTACGGCGACGAGATGATTCATCCCAAAATACGCGATGCCGAAACCGGCGGCCTTGCCGAGAGCCTCACGCCGGTTTATCCCACCGTAAACGGGCTGAACCAGCCCACCCTACGCCGCATCATCCAGACGGCCTTAGACGACACTCCGCTGCACGACACACTGCCCGACGCGCTGTTAGGCCGTCTGAAACTGCCGCATCTGGCCGAAAGCCTGCGCCTTTTGCACGCTCCGCCGCCGAGCCTGAGCGTGCAACAGTTGTCCGACGGCGCACTGCCCGCATGGCAGCGGCTCAAATTCGACGAACTTTTGGCGCAACAGCTTTCCATGCGGCTGGCGCGGCAGAAACGCATCAGCGGGCAGGCCGCGCCGCTGACCGGCAACGGCACGCTGTCGCAGCCCCTGTTAAACGCGCTGCCCTTCGCCCTTACCTGCGCCCAAGAAAAAGCCCTTGCCGAAATCCGGCAGGACATGGCGCAAACCTTTCCCATGCACCGCCTGTTGCAGGGCGATGTCGGCAGCGGCAAAACCATCGTTGCCGCGCTCTCCGCGCTTGCCGCCATCGAAGCCGGCGCACAAGTGGCCGTGATGGCCCCCACCGAAATCCTCGCCGAACAGCACTTTATCAAGTTCAAACAATGGTTTGATCCGCTCGGTCTCGACATCGCATGGCTCTCGGGCAGCCAGCGCAAAAAAGCCAAAGACGAAGCCAAAGCGCAGCTTTCAGACGGCCTGGTCAAAATCGCCGTCGGCACGCACGCCCTGTTTCAAGACGACGTGGCCTTTCAAAACCTCGGCCTCGTGATTGTGGACGAACAGCACCGCTTCGGCGTGGCGCAGCGTCTCGCCCTCAAAAACAAAGGCCGCGACGTACACCAGCTGATGATGTCCGCCACCCCCATCCCGCGTACCCTCGCCATGAGCTTTTTCGCCGACCTCGATGTGTCCTTGATCGACGAACTCCCGCCCGGCCGCACGCCCATCCAAACCCGCCTCGTCAACAGCCTGCGCCGCGCCGAAGTCGAAGGCTACCTGCTGGGTATCTGCCGCAAAGGGCAGCAGGCATACTGGGTCTGCCCCCTGATTGAAGAGAGCGAAACCCTCCAGCTGCAAACCGCCACCGAAACTCTGGAGCAGCTTCAGACGGCCTTGCCCGAACTCAACATCGGCCTTGTACACGGCCGCATGAAAGCCACCGAAAAAGCCACCGTGATGGCCGAATTTGCCGCAGGCCGTCTGAATGTGTTGGTGGCCACTACCGTGATCGAAGTCGGCGTAGACGTACCCAACGCCGCTCTGATGGTGATCGAACACGCCGAACGCATGGGCTTGGCGCAGCTTCACCAACTGCGCGGACGCGTCGGGCGCGGCGCGGCCAAAAGCGTGTGCGTCCTTTTGTTTGCCGAACCCTTGAGCGAACTGGCCAAAGCGCGGCTGAAAGTGATTTACGAGCACACCGACGGCTTTGAAATCGCCCGCCAAGACCTCAACATCCGCGGCCCCGGCGAATTTCTCGGCGCACGCCAAAGCGGCGTCCCCATGCTGCGCTTCGCCAACTTGGAACAGGATTTGCACCTGTTGGAACGCGCCCGCGACATCGCCCCGCAGTTAATCGAACAGAATCCCGACATCGTCAAAGCCCATTTAGACAGATGGCTCGCCAGCCGCGCCGCCTACATGGGCGCGTAA
- a CDS encoding M48 family metallopeptidase, whose product MRTVSAPPVGRILESDNRWQNGKGRLKSARRFFDVGTMSDTSIRPTWAHKRKRPSENAFPAFQTASNTEYENRKPNMTEFIHHLPDGRPVRIAVRFTAKKNIILRPLAADALRVSAPKWLGRRGLQDWLAQNGETLRRTLGRWQERPSENLSDGLPQAVWLHGRLAQVATDAGVAAAMFDGRRILLPPIEAAAQRRLLKDALYACAAQTLPPRLWAHARRLNLRPAAVALSDAKTFWGVCRARTGIRLNWRLAGAPDFVADYVCVHELCHLPHPNHSAAFWELVSRHTPHTQAAKDWLKRHGRELFALG is encoded by the coding sequence TTGCGCACGGTATCCGCCCCCCCCGTAGGTCGGATTCTCGAATCCGACAACCGTTGGCAAAACGGCAAAGGCCGTCTGAAATCCGCGCGGCGTTTTTTTGACGTTGGCACAATGTCGGATACAAGTATCCGACCTACATGGGCGCACAAACGCAAGAGGCCGTCTGAAAACGCGTTTCCGGCTTTTCAGACGGCCTCAAATACCGAATATGAAAACAGAAAACCCAACATGACCGAATTCATCCACCACCTTCCCGACGGCCGCCCCGTGCGCATCGCCGTGCGCTTTACCGCCAAGAAAAACATCATCCTGCGCCCGCTTGCCGCCGACGCGCTGCGCGTCAGCGCACCCAAATGGCTGGGGCGGCGCGGCTTGCAAGACTGGCTGGCGCAAAACGGCGAAACACTGCGGCGGACGCTGGGGCGTTGGCAGGAGCGGCCGTCTGAAAACCTTTCAGACGGCCTGCCGCAGGCGGTGTGGCTGCACGGCAGGCTGGCGCAAGTGGCAACCGATGCGGGCGTGGCGGCGGCGATGTTTGACGGGCGGCGGATTCTGCTGCCGCCCATTGAAGCAGCCGCACAAAGGCGGCTGCTGAAAGACGCGCTATACGCCTGCGCCGCGCAAACCCTGCCGCCGCGCCTGTGGGCGCACGCGCGGCGGCTGAACCTGCGCCCCGCCGCCGTCGCCCTCTCCGACGCCAAAACCTTCTGGGGCGTGTGCCGCGCGCGCACGGGGATACGGCTCAACTGGCGGCTGGCCGGCGCGCCCGATTTCGTCGCCGACTATGTCTGCGTGCACGAACTCTGCCACCTGCCGCACCCGAACCACAGCGCGGCGTTTTGGGAACTGGTTTCCCGCCACACGCCGCACACGCAGGCGGCGAAAGACTGGCTCAAACGGCACGGGCGCGAGCTGTTTGCGCTGGGCTAG
- a CDS encoding amino acid ABC transporter ATP-binding protein — translation MIKLKNVNKYFKDLHVVNNVNLEVKQGEVVVICGPSGSGKSTLIRTINQLEKIQSGEIWVDGINVADPKTDLNKVRTEVGFVFQHFNLYPHLTVLENIILSPVRVKKQKREEAVLKAMSLLERVGLAHKQDALPGELSGGQQQRVAIARGLAMEPAVMLFDEPTSALDPEMVGEVLKVMKDLAQSGMTMMCVTHEMGFAREVADRVIFVDHGQIVEDAPPEAFFKNPQSERAKQFLAQVMH, via the coding sequence ATGATCAAACTGAAAAACGTCAACAAATATTTCAAAGACCTGCATGTGGTCAACAACGTCAACCTCGAAGTGAAACAGGGCGAAGTCGTCGTCATCTGCGGCCCCTCCGGCAGCGGCAAATCCACCCTCATCCGCACCATCAACCAGCTCGAAAAAATCCAGAGCGGCGAAATCTGGGTGGACGGCATCAACGTTGCCGACCCGAAAACCGACCTCAACAAAGTGCGCACCGAAGTCGGCTTCGTCTTCCAGCACTTCAACCTCTACCCGCATCTGACCGTGCTGGAAAACATCATCCTCTCGCCCGTGCGCGTCAAAAAGCAAAAACGCGAGGAAGCCGTGCTCAAAGCCATGAGCCTGCTCGAACGCGTCGGCCTCGCCCACAAGCAGGACGCGCTGCCGGGCGAACTCTCCGGCGGCCAGCAGCAGCGCGTGGCCATCGCGCGCGGCCTGGCGATGGAGCCGGCGGTGATGCTGTTTGACGAACCCACCTCCGCCCTCGACCCCGAAATGGTCGGCGAAGTGCTGAAAGTGATGAAAGACCTCGCCCAAAGCGGCATGACCATGATGTGCGTAACCCACGAAATGGGCTTCGCCCGTGAAGTGGCCGACCGCGTGATTTTCGTCGACCACGGCCAAATCGTCGAAGACGCCCCGCCCGAAGCCTTCTTCAAAAACCCGCAAAGCGAACGCGCCAAACAGTTCCTCGCGCAGGTGATGCACTGA